A single genomic interval of Saccharomyces eubayanus strain FM1318 chromosome IV, whole genome shotgun sequence harbors:
- the ECM8 gene encoding Ecm8p → MDYGYFPPSQHMEETNGVDFWIDSNVEFTQYKRPNSSTSTLTRVLTDTTNISNNSGSLKRKTVKHKKFSQRKIFNNSEYFDFDKGSSDCKHVLKSISKQLIFLPRCFQHHSIRGWMKDRYSEFGYKIKRNQHCPPSACVQTLYNTNRCDNGLFTPSDLDSLILYKFMRYSDNKKELMCRFCQGSNWVVAENYLKHLFFAHGISSEFKPHTLYQFESKLLKIQGKNVNFKIQVSKESQFSKKILSSLVVSVIPSPLAYYTQTLNGGFRRIHVKCPCCESWIRLGWCEYDEIIKDSYQDFESLRNLNANYDGMSYIQTRNREEIEGIYENYFTHYILCDLARFRTKCLYVQVITK, encoded by the coding sequence ATGGATTATGGCTATTTTCCCCCTTCGCAACACATggaagaaacaaatggtGTGGATTTCTGGATAGATAGTAATGTCGAATTTACGCAGTATAAAAGGCCCAACTCTTCTACGTCCACACTTACAAGAGTCTTAACGGACACTACTAATATATCGAATAACAGCGGATCtctgaaaaggaaaacagtCAAGCACAAAAAATTCTCGCAAAGGAAAATATTCAACAACAGTGAGTATTTTGACTTCGACAAGGGAAGTTCTGACTGTAAACACGTTTTGAAAAGTATTTCCAAGCAACTAATTTTCCTCCCAAGATGCTTTCAACATCACAGTATCCGAGGTTGGATGAAAGACCGGTACTCAGAGTTTGGCTACAAGATAAAGAGAAACCAACATTGCCCTCCATCTGCATGTGTACAGACACTTTACAACACGAACAGGTGTGATAACGGGCTGTTTACTCCCAGTGATTTAGACTCTCTGATCTTATATAAATTCATGAGATACTCcgacaataaaaaagagCTGATGTGCAGATTTTGCCAGGGCAGTAATTGGGTAGTTGCAGAAAACTATCTAAAGCATCTATTTTTTGCGCACGGGATTTCGTCTGAATTCAAGCCACACACACTGTACCAATTTGAGTCTAAGCTTCTGAAAATCCAAGGAAAAAATGTCAATTTCAAGATACAAGTTTCGAAAGAGTCGCAGttcagcaaaaaaatcctGAGCTCGCTCGTCGTATCCGTCATCCCCTCTCCCTTGGCATATTATACACAGACGTTGAATGGGGGGTTTAGAAGAATACACGTGAAATGCCCCTGCTGTGAAAGTTGGATTCGTTTAGGTTGGTGCGAATACGATGAGATTATCAAGGATTCCTACCAGGATTTCGAGTCGCTTCGAAATCTCAATGCAAATTACGACGGGATGTCGTATATCCAAACCCGCAATCGGGAAGAGATTGAAGGAATATACGAAAACTATTTCACCCACTATATCCTATGCGATTTGGCAAGGTTCCGAACCAAATGTCTATATGTTCAAGTtataacaaaataa
- the RPG1 gene encoding translation initiation factor eIF3 core subunit a, protein MAPPPFRPENAVKRADELISVGETQAALQSLHDFITARRIRWATPSTVEPVVFKFLEIGVDLKKGKLLKDGLHQYKKLVQGSPEGLASVGAVARKFIDLVETKITSEQTRADELQKQEIDDDLEGGVTPENLLVSVYEQDQSVAGFNDEAITSWLRFTWESYRAVLDLLRNNALLEITYSGVVKKTMHFCLKYQRKNEFKRLAEMLRQHLDAANYQQSKSGNNLVDLSDADTLQRYLDQRFQQVDVSVKLELWHEAYRSIEDVFHLMKTCKRAPKPSTLANYYENLVKVFFVSGDPLLHTTAWKKFYKLYSTNPRATEEEFKTYSSTIFLSAISIQLDEIPSIGYDPHLRMYRLLNLETKPTRKEMLESIIADESIYGKVDEELKQLYNIVEANFNVDTIKQDLESLLTKLVSKPYFSQYIVQLRDVIMRRVFVAASQKFTTVSQSELYXLATLPAPLDLSGWDIEKALLQAAIEDYVSISIDHESAKVIFAKDPFDIFESKEIPEEDSSELEGQEEKEEAEEALEPQEAEETEPKEDGEEKEEESDPVIIRNSYIHNKLLELSNVLHDVDSFNNASYMEKVKIARETLIQKNKGDLEKISKIVDERAKRSQEQKQKHMEHAAINAEQNAEVRQQRILEEKAAIEAKLEEESHRRLIERKKREFEIIKEREITKMITEVNAKGHVYIDPNEAKSLDLDTIKQVIIAEVSKNKSELENRMDYAMRKLDHTERALRKVELPLLQKEVDALQETDTADYEMMKKKIVDAAKGEHEARMTDHKNLAMVFDDYLKLKERLSGTKESEVAQLRNQKKAELEAAKKARIEEVRQQRYQEAIARRKEEIANAEREKRAQELAEAGRKQREMEEAAAAKKPTPFAPRAGNREPPSTPSLLPKATVSPDKAKLDLMAQKQREMEEAIEQRLAGRGAGGSTPATPATPATPASTSAPKKMTMAEKLRAKRLAKEGR, encoded by the coding sequence ATGGCTCCTCCTCCATTCCGTCCTGAAAATGCTGTTAAGAGAGCCGACGAGCTTATTTCTGTCGGCGAAACTCAAGCTGCTTTACAATCTTTACACGACTTCATAACTGCTAGAAGAATCCGTTGGGCCACTCCTTCCACTGTCGAACCAGtcgttttcaaatttttggaaatcgGTGTTGATCTAAAGAAAGGTAAGCTGCTTAAGGATGGTTTGCACCAATACAAAAAACTGGTTCAAGGCTCTCCTGAAGGTTTGGCATCTGTCGGTGCTGTCGCTCGTAAATTTATTGATTTAGTCGAAACAAAGATTACCTCCGAACAAACTAGGGCTGATGAACttcaaaagcaagaaatcGATGACGATTTGGAAGGTGGTGTCACTCCAGAAAACTTGTTAGTTTCTGTTTACGAACAAGATCAATCTGTCGCTGGTTTCAATGACGAAGCTATTACTTCATGGTTAAGATTCACTTGGGAATCATACCGTGCTGTTTTAGATTTATTGAGAAACAACGCTTTGTTAGAAATTACTTATTCTGGTGTAGTCAAGAAGACCATGCATTTCTGTTTGAAATATCAACGTAAGAACGAATTCAAGAGATTAGCTGAAATGTTGCGTCAGCATTTAGACGCTGCCAACTACCAACAAAGCAAATCAGGTAACAACTTAGTTGACTTGAGTGATGCTGATACTTTGCAACGTTATTTGGATCAACGTTTCCAACAAGTCGACGTTTCTGTCAAATTGGAATTGTGGCACGAAGCTTATAGGTCTATTGAAGATGTTTTCCACTTAATGAAGACATGCAAGCGTGCACCTAAGCCTTCAACTTTGGCTAATTACTACGAAAACCTTGTTAAggtcttctttgtttccGGTGATCCACTGTTACACACCACTGCCTGGAAGAAATTTTATAAATTGTATTCTACCAATCCAAGGGCTacggaagaagaatttaaGACTTATTCTTCCACAATTTTCTTGTCCGCCATTTCTATTCAATTGGACGAAATCCCATCTATTGGTTACGATCCTCATTTACGTATGTACCGTTTATTGAACTTAGAAACTAAGCCAACTAGAAAGGAAATGCTGGAATCTATTATTGCAGATGAATCCATTTACGGTAAGGTTGACGAAGAATTAAAACAATTGTACAACATCGTTGAAGCCAACTTCAATGTCGACACAATCAAACaagatttggaaagctTATTGACCAAATTAGTCTCAAAGCCTTACTTCAGTCAATACATTGTACAGTTAAGAGATGTCATTATGAGAAGAGTTTTTGTCGCTGCCTCTCAAAAATTCACTACAGTCTCTCAATCTGAATTGTATRAACTTGCCACTCTACCAGCTCCACTAGACTTGTCTGGCTGGGACATTGAAAAGGCTTTATTACAAGCTGCTATTGAAGATTACGTCTCTATTTCCATTGACCACGAGTCTGCTAAAGTTATTTTCGCAAAAGATCCAtttgacatttttgaaTCTAAGGAAATTCCCGAAGAAGACAGTTCAGAACTGGAAggtcaagaagaaaaagaggaagcCGAAGAAGCTCTTGAACCACAAGAAGCCGAAGAGACTGAACCAAAGGAGGACGgcgaagaaaaggaagaagaatccGATCCCGTTATTATCCGTAATTCATATATTCACAACAAGTTACTTGAACTGTCCAACGTCTTACATGATGTTGACAGTTTCAATAATGCTTCTTATATGGAGAAAGTTAAGATTGCCCGTGAAACTTTGattcaaaagaacaagggcgatcttgaaaagatttcCAAGATTGTTGACGAACGTGCTAAAAGATctcaagaacaaaaacaaaagcacATGGAACACGCTGCTATAAATGCCGAACAAAATGCCGAAGTCAGACAACAACGTAttctggaagaaaaagctgCCATTGAAGCtaaattggaagaagaatctcATCGTCGTTTAATCGAGAGGAAGAAGCGtgaatttgaaatcatcaagGAAAGAGAAATCACAAAAATGATTACTGAGGTTAACGCTAAGGGCCATGTTTACATCGATCCTAACGAAGCTAAGAGCTTAGACCTTGACACTATCAAGCAAGTTATTATTGCTGAAGTGTCTAAGAACAAGAGTGAATTAGAAAACCGTATGGACTATGCTATGAGAAAATTGGACCATACCGAAAGAGCTTTAAGAAAGGTAGAATTGCCATTGTTGCAAAAGGAAGTTGATGCGTTACAAGAAACTGACACTGCCGACTAtgagatgatgaagaagaagattgtCGATGCGGCCAAGGGTGAACATGAAGCCAGAATGACTGACCATAAGAACTTGGCCATGGTCTTTGACGATTacttgaaattgaaagaacGCTTGTCAGGTACCAAAGAAAGTGAAGTAGCCCAACTCCGTAATCAAAAGAAGGCTGAACTAGAAGCTGCTAAGAAAGCAAGAATCGAAGAAGTTCGTCAACAGCGTTACCAAGAGGCTATCGCAAGACGtaaggaagaaattgccaatgctgaaagagaaaaacgTGCCCAAGAACTCGCAGAAGCTGGCCGtaaacaaagagaaatgGAGGAAGCTGCCGCTGCTAAGAAACCTACTCCATTCGCTCCTCGGGCCGGAAACAGAGAACCTCCAAGCACACCAAGTCTCTTACCAAAGGCTACTGTTTCCCCAGATAAAGCTAAGTTAGATTTGATGGCTCAGAAGCAAAGAGAGATGGAAGAAGCCATTGAACAAAGATTGGCTGGTAGAGGCGCAGGTGGGTCCACCCCAGCTACTCCAGCTACCCCAGCTACTCCAGCTTCAACCTCTgctccaaagaaaatgaccATGGCCGAAAAATTGAGAGCCAAGAGATTAGCCAAAGAAGGcagataa
- the SLM4 gene encoding Slm4p, which translates to MVMLHFENVKVFLENTLKPYDLSSVDFKTSHLQSSILLTATNGGILSYATSDSSVPKNSINEINSVNNLKMMSLLIKDKWSEDENDPGEQSSKSCYPVEMDSSKVNIYTYEMEDLHACVGQIPNSDLLLLFLADSTFPYGLLVVKIEKALRELTDLYGYRLG; encoded by the coding sequence ATGGTGATgcttcattttgaaaacgtCAAAGTGTTCCTGGAGAACACTTTGAAGCCATACGATCTCAGCTCGGTGGATTTCAAGACTTCCCACTTACAGTCCTCGATACTGCTAACCGCCACAAATGGAGGTATACTTTCCTATGCGACCTCGGACAGTAGCGTGCCGAAAAACTCGATAAACGAAATAAACTCGGtcaataatttgaaaatgatgagCTTGCTGATCAAAGACAAGTGGTCAGAGGACGAAAACGATCCAGGGGAGCAGAGCTCGAAAAGCTGTTACCCTGTAGAGATGGACTCCTCCAAGGTCAACATATACACCTACGAGATGGAGGATCTGCACGCGTGTGTTGGCCAGATACCCAATAGCGACCTCCTGCTGCTGTTCCTTGCGGATAGTACGTTTCCCTACGGGTTGTTGGTGGTCAAGATAGAAAAGGCCTTGAGGGAACTGACCGATTTGTATGGTTACAGACTAGGTTAA
- the ECM33 gene encoding Ecm33p, which produces MQELTILTSASFGSLEEVDSINLVTLPAISTFSTDLQTANNIYVSDTALESVEGFATLKNVNTFNINNNRYLTSFQSSLQSVSDSLQFSSNGDNTTLAFDDLVWANNITLRDVNSISFGSLQTVNASLGFINNTLPALNLTQLAKVGQSLSIVSNDELSKVAFTNLTAIGGGFIIANNTQLKTIDGFSKVQTVGGAIEVTGNFTSLNLSSLKSVRGGANFDSSASNFSCDALKKLQSNGAIQGDSFVCKNGATSTSVKMSSTSSGSSKSSATSSASSSDDSSNAQASVSSSTSSSSKKSKGAAPELVPATSFMGVFAAVAVALL; this is translated from the coding sequence ATGCAAGAATTGACTATTTTGACCTCTGCTTCTTTCGgttctttggaagaagtcGACTCCATTAACTTGGTCACTTTGCCTGCCATCTCTACCTTCTCTACCGATTTGCAGACCGCCAACAACATTTATGTTTCTGACACTGCATTGGAAAGTGTCGAAGGTTTCGCCACTTTGAAGAATGTTAACActttcaacatcaacaacaacagatACTTGACCTCTTTCCAATCATCTTTGCAAAGTGTCTCTGACTCTTTACAATTTTCCTCCAACGGTGACAACACCACTTTGGCTTTCGATGATTTGGTTTGGGCCAACAACATCACTTTGAGAGATGTTAACTCCATTTCTTTCGGCAGTTTGCAAACCGTTAATGCTTCTTTGGGTTTCATTAACAACACTTTGCCAGCTTTGAACTTGACTCAATTGGCCAAGGTCGGTCAAAGTTTGTCTATTGTTTCCAACGACGAATTATCCAAGGTTGCCTTCACCAACTTGACTGCCATTGGTGGTGGTTTCATCATTGCTAACAACACTCAATTGAAGACCATTGACGGTTTCAGTAAAGTCCAAACCGTCGGCGGTGCCATTGAAGTCACCGGTAACTTCACCAGTTTGAACttgtcttctttgaagTCTGTTAGAGGTGGTGCTAATTTCGATTCTTCCGCCAGCAACTTCTCTTGTGACGCATTGAAGAAGTTGCAAAGTAACGGTGCTATTCAAGGTGACTCCTTCGTTTGTAAGAACGGTGCTACTTCCACCTCCGTCAAGATGTCTTCTACTTCTTCCGGATCTTCCAAGAGCTCTGCCACCTCTTCCGCTTCTTCCTCTGATGATTCCTCTAACGCTCAAGCCAGTGTTTCCTCCTccacttcttcatcttccaagAAGTCTAAGGGTGCTGCTCCAGAACTCGTTCCAGCTACTTCATTCATGGGTGTCTTTGCTGCCGTTGCCGTTGCCTTGCTATAG